Below is a window of Culturomica massiliensis DNA.
AAATATGGACACATGGGATTTCATTCTAAGACTTATCGTCGCTTCCTGTTTCGGCGCCCTTATCGGACTTGACAGAGAATACCGGGCCAAAGAAGCCGGTTTGCGTACCCATTTTCTGGTTTGTTTAGGCAGTGCCCTGTTTATGCTCGTGTCACAACACGGTTTCAGGGATACGGTGAATACTCCGGGAGTTGCCCTCGATCCCAGCCGAATAGCCGCACAAGTCGTCAGCGGAATCGGCTTCCTCGGAGCCGGCACAATCATTATCCAGAAACAATTCGTAAGGGGATTGACTACCGCCGCAGGACTATGGGCAACAGCCGCTATCGGACTTGTTATCGGAGGAGGCATGTATTACATCGGTATTGCAGGAGTAATATTAGTTTTGGCAGGTCTGGAACTCACTCACTTTTTTTTACCCGGAGTGGGATTACACAGTATGTTGCTGGCATTCACAACAGTCAGAAAAGAAAACCTGGGGCTCATCACCAACCAAATCAATAGTTTGGGACACCGTATTGTAAATT
It encodes the following:
- a CDS encoding MgtC/SapB family protein, encoding MDTWDFILRLIVASCFGALIGLDREYRAKEAGLRTHFLVCLGSALFMLVSQHGFRDTVNTPGVALDPSRIAAQVVSGIGFLGAGTIIIQKQFVRGLTTAAGLWATAAIGLVIGGGMYYIGIAGVILVLAGLELTHFFLPGVGLHSMLLAFTTVRKENLGLITNQINSLGHRIVNYTTEEEHFGDTTTFKVSMIIKVRKFGEESTLFQYIQSLPDLTINKME